In Muribaculum gordoncarteri, the genomic window GAATGATCCCAAAATGGAAATCAGGATCGTAATCCAAATACCTGCTATGGTTGCAAGTACATAAATAAAGAATTGTTTCATCTTAGTTTAGAAATTTGTCATACACAGCGTCTTCTACGGCACTATACCCTACAAAGATAATTGATTATATGCAGTAGTGCAAATATTTATTGTATAAAGTTATTATTTGCGAAAATTGCATGTATTTCGTTCTTGATTTCGACCGTTGTGTTGCTTGAAAAATGCCGACAATTCCGACACAACAGCCGAGGTCGTCAGCCTTTTCGGTAGTATGGTTAAGTCATTTTCGTATAAATATAGGATAGACATACATGTGAAAGCGGCTGTGTCAAAAAAATGGCACAGCCGCTTGTGGGGTCAATGATTGATGAAATGTTATTCAGCTTTCAGGAAATGTATTCCCAGTTCAATCTTGGTTGTGTTGTCGATGATTTGCGGCATGGTGCGCAATGCTCCTCCCATCATAGGTGCCATAGAACCGAATGTGGGATCCTTGGCCATTTCTCGGTAGTTTGACAGTTGCATTTTCATGAATCTTTTTTGCTGGCACGCTTGCACGTGTCAAATTTTATTACTATCTTTGTAGCACCGTGTAGCAATCAACGGCAGGGCGGCATAATATGAAGCTGAAAATAACCAAGACAAAAAAGACTTCCATCCTTTATGTACAGAAGGCATACAGGGACAAGAACGGCAAAAGTACCTCAAGAATCCATGAGCGCCTTGGAACGCTTGAGGAAGTTCGTCAGAGATGCGGAGACAGAGATCCTGTTGAATGGGCCAGGGAATATATCGCCAGGCTTACGGCACAGGAGAAGGAGGGCCGGCAGGTGATAATATCACGTCTGTCGCCCACAAAGCTTATTGAAAAAGGCGAGGCTCAGAGTTGCGAGAGCGGATATCTGTTTCTTAAACGGCTGTACCATAAGGTCGGGATGGACAGGATATGCGAGGCAATCTCACGTAAACATAAGTTCGACTTCGATTTCAACAAAGTTCTGGAGCTGATGGTCTACGAACGGCTTTTGAGACCGGCTTCAAAACTAGGTAATTATCGCAGGAGCGGAAGCTATATCGAGCCTTTTGATATAGAAAAACAGCATATCTACAGGAGTCTGGATATCCTGGACAGACACGGTGAATACATCCAGAAGAGACTTTTCCTTAATTCGTCAAAGGTTGTCGAACGGGATACGACCGTCATGTACTATGACTGCACCAACTATTTTTTCGAGAGAGAATCTGCCGATCCGGACTATGTGACAGACAAAAAAGGGAACGTTCATGAACGTATACGCAAGTACGGAGTCTCCAAGGAACATCGACCGAACCCCATCGTACAGATGGGTATGTTCATCGACAACTCCGGCATGCCGGTTGCGATGTGCATCAATCCCGGCAATGCCAACGAACAGACTACCTTGATTCCAACTGAAAAGATTATAGTTGAGAAGATGGGGGTCAGCAAGATTGTAGTCTGTACAGACGGAGGTCTCTCTTCTGAAGGCAACCGGTCATATAACTCCACAGCAGAAAGATCATTCATAACGGTGCAGTCAATAAAGAAACTGGAGGATAATCTCAGGGACTGGTGTCTGGAACCGACAGGATGGAAACTTGTAAAGTCCGACACGGTACAAAAAGACAAGCGGTACCGGGATGCAGACGAGGATGAACTGGAGTTTGACCTGACTGATGCCGATACTGCCCGTTATTACGGAGACCGCACTTTTTATCGCGAGCGTTGGATTGTCAATGAAAAGACAAAGTTCTCTCAAAGATTGATTGTGACATTTTCATACAAATACCGCGACTACCTCCGATTCCTGCGTCAACGCGAGATTGACAAGGCTGACAGCAATGCACGTGGAAACAGGACATTGACCAAATCTTATAAGAGCCCTGACAGGTTCCTTTCCGAGACCTACGCCACAGAAGACGGCGAGGTTGCGGTATTCAGAACCGTCTCCCTGAATCTTGACGCCATATCAGAAGAAGAAAAATATGACGGCTTCTATGCGATATGTACGGATCTGTCTGACAATGTGACGAAAATCATCGAACTGAACCATAACCGCTGGGAGTCGGAGGATGCCTTCAGGGTCATCAAGACTGACTTCAAGGGTCGACCCGTCTTCGTCTGGACGGCGGAACACATAAGGGCCCACTTCATTGTCTGCTTTATCACACTACTGCTCTTCAGAATAATGGAAAAGGAACTGAACTATAAATACACATCCTCCGCTATAATTGAGAAACTACGGTCAATGACTATGAACATAGTCAAGGGAGAAGGCTACAAGCCTAACTTCACACGGGATGATCTTACCGATGACCTACATGCCAAAGCCGGCTTCAGACTCGACACCGAGATTGTTACTCGTCAGAAAATCAAACAGATTATTGCTAATATTAAAAAAGGTTAAATATAGATAACCCCATTCCAGTGCTACATATATAGACCCTTTTGCACATGGCTTCACGCCAATGTACAAAAGGGTTTGCTCGTTTTTGGACTGTAAAAGATGGGTAATTGATTATATGCAGTAGTGCAAATATTTATTGTATAAAGTTATTATTTGCGAAAATTGCATGTATTTCGTTCTTGATTTCGACCGTTGTGTTGCTTGAAAAATGCCGACAATTCCGACACAACAGCCGAGGTCGTCAGCCTTTTCGGTAGTATGGTTAAGTCATTTTCGTATAAATATAGGATAGACATACATGTGAAAGCGGCTGTGTCAAAAAAATGGCACAGCCGCTTGTGGGGTCAATGATTGATGAAATGTTATTCAGCTTTCAGGAAATGTATTCCCAGTTCAATCTTGGTTGTGTTGTCGATGATTTGCGGCATGGTGCGCAATGCTCCTCCCATCATAGGTGCCATAGAACCGAATGTGGGATCCTTGGCCATTTCTTCAAGAAGCATATTGATAAAATCCTCATCTTCAAACAGTGGTGATGCACACTTTAATATGGGAACGAGGAATTCGGTTCCGAGATAGATGTCCATCGAGTTGTCTTCGGCATTCTGCGACACCTGAACGGGTACACCGTCGGTAAGCAGAGGCATGGCTATCCCCATGAGCTGAGCAATCATTTCGCCCATGTCGACTGCGCGTGAGCGGTTTTCGGGAGCATTGGCCATCGAGTGGTATATGATTGCAGCCGGGTTGAGGAACACCTGTATCGAGTTGTCGTCGTTTACGATGTACTGTGCAATGTTCAACGGTGATGTCGTAGGCTCGGTAGCTCCGTTTTCGATATCGACATATACAGCTGAGATGTTGCCGTCGATGCCGAATGTAATGCTCTTAAGGGCAGTGGGCAGCATGTCGGTAACGCTTACCGATACGGGATTGCCTTCTTCATCGACTTGGTCGGTGGGGATTGTCGGCATTCTCAATGCTATACTAACAATTAAGCTTACGGGTATGCCGTAGCCGGGGAAAAGTTCTACTTCCGTATCAGATTCCCAAACGAAGTGCAACGGATCGAGAGTAAAGTCTTCGTTGGCATAGGGAACGTTCAGCGTCAATCCTGCAAGAGCAGCGTTCTTTAGCTTGACATCGCTTATGGCGAGCTTGAGGGTGCTTTCGGTTATCTTGCCTGAATAGCTGAATGTGCAGTGCTCGGTTTCCGACTTTCCGCTGAAGGTGTTGTCGGCCGATATCTTTATCGGAAGGGTGAAGGTGACATTGCCGGGGAATACACCTGTTGTGGGAAGTCCTACTTCGGTCGAAGCGTCGGCTGCAGGTACTATGCCCTCTATGATAGCGCTTATGTCGAGCGGTGCGCCCTGCATTGTGAGTGTTGCCTCTTCGAGGTTTTCAAGATTGGGGGTGAATGTGATCACTTTGCCGAGCATGGGAGCGTCATTGTACATGAGCTGTAGTCCTGATTTATCGGTGTAGGTCTTGGCCTCGATGATGGGAGCGCCCTTCATAGTCACCTGGTCGATGGCTATTGTGAGTCCTGCATCGCTTACTGAACCGTTGTAGCGGTAAGTGCAGAACGGAGTTTCGCCGTTTCCGCTGAATAGAGCTTCGTTGGCATTGGGAATCAATGTCACGGGGATTACAAGCTCATTGGCGCCGGGCACGATGTTGCCGGGTGACAAAAGCGGAGCGCTTGAAATGTTTTCGCTTCTTTTGCTGCCGAGTGACGACAGGGTTAGAGTTGCCTTTTGCGGATCGGTTGCATCGGGAGTGTACAATACAGTTATGTCGGTGCGATCTGTGCCTCCGTATGTGTACTTAAGACCGTTGCTTGCGGTGTACATTTCAACTTTTGTAGGCGCAACGTATGGATCGTCGTCACTACAAGCGGTAAAAATGCAAGTTGAGCATAATACGGCAATCAAATAAAAAAACTGTTTCTTCATAACTTTTTCCTGTATTATTGGTTATTTTCATCTCCATTCCCGGGAGATTGCGGTTTAGGTTTATACAAATTGTCGCAAAGATAGTGCAAAAATTTGGCAAATTATAACGAAAATATAATAAAAATTGATATTTATTTCTATCTTTGTGGGAATATTATCATGCATTAAAAATAGTTTGCAATGAAAAAACAACTCGCAACATTGTTGTTGCTCATCGGAGCAATGACAATTCAGGCTCAACAGTCGGCCGAATCACAATGGCTTGACATTGATTACGTAGGTGACAACATCGAAGGCCACAAGCTTGACATCTATCTTCCGTCGGTGAAGAAGGATTCTTATCCTGCAGTGGTGTTGATATACGGTAGCGCATGGTTTGCCAACAATGCCAAGAAAATGGCTTTTGACTCCATGGGCAAGCAATTACTTGATGCCGGATTTGCCGTTGTGTCAATAAACCATCGTGCAAGTGTTGAAGCAAAGTATCCTGCTCAGATTCAGGATGTAAAGGCCGCTGTGCGTTATGTAAGAGCCAATGCCGACAAATATAAGATTGATCCTTCATTTATCGGAATAACCGGATTTTCATCGGGAGGACATCTCTCATCGCTTGCCGGAACCACCAATGGCGTGAAAACAATGACCTCAGGCGATGTCACAGTCGATATCGAGGGCAATCTCGGTGACTACACATCGGCAAGCAGCGATGTAAATGCCGTGGTTGACTGGTTTGGCCCTATCGACATGTCACGCATGGAAAACTGCAATACAACCAAGGGTGCCGATTCTCCCGAGGCTATGTTGATTGGCGGTGCGCCTGCCGATAACCTTGACATGATCAAGTTGCTGAACCCCATGACCTACATCGACGCCAACGATCCTAAATTCATTGTGATTCATGGCGATGCCGACCCCGTAGTGCCTTATTGCCAGAGCGAATACTTTGCCGAAGCATTGAAGAAAAACGGCAACCTTGTCGAGTTCATCACTGTACCCGAAGGCCAGCACGGCCCCGTGACATTCAATGAGGGAACATTTAAGAAGATGACTGATTTCTTCGTTGAGCAGGCTCGCAAAGTCACCGGAAAGTAACGCGGCGCGATTCACGATATTGCACATTGACGAAAATGAGTTAACTTTGTAGCCGTATTTAAGGACTTATTAATATATAAAGAATGAAGAAGTGCAAATGGGCACTGTGTGTTGCTCTTGGAATTATTGCCATGTCGTGCATAAGGGAAGAGCCGCTCAATGCCGAAGCCGATATAGAATCGGTGACTCTTTCGGGTGATGTGCTTAATCGAGCTCCCATAATAGAAAACGACAAGGTGATGCTTGTCGTTAAGTTCGGAACCAATGTCACTGAACTTGCTCCCGAGTTCAAGCTGACTCCCGGTGCTACCATTCAGCCGCCGAGCGGAACGGTGCGTGACTTTTCATCGCCTCAGAAGTATGTAGTGACATCGCAGGACGGGGAGTGGAGCAAGCTCTACACCGTAACCGTGACTTATGCCGATTTCAACAACTACCGTTACGACTTCGAGCATGTCAAGATAGGCACGGTAAATCGAAGCAACTACGACATCTTCTATGAGCTTGACCCGGCAGGAAAGGAAACTCTCGTGTGGGCGAGCGGTAACCCCGGATTCGCTATGACGGGTTCTGACCGTAAACCCGACGAATTCCCCACCTATCAGGTCGACAACGGCAAGACGGGCAAGGCTCTTGCTCTTACCACGCGTCGCACCGGAGGTTTTGGAAGCCTTATGAACAAGCCTATCGCAGCCGGTAATCTATTCCTCGGCACGTTTGATTTTAGCAGTGCTTTGACCAATGCGCTCAAGGCTACTAAATTCGGCACACCGTTCAATCGCATACCGGTGTATCTGAAAGGATACTACAAGTACACCCCCGGCCCCGTGTTCTATGTGCTCGACAAGGATGCCCCCGACAAGATGCGTCCTGTTGAAGGCAAGGTCGACAAGTTCAATATCTATGCGGTGTTCTTCGAGCCTACTGCCGACATGCTTTATCTTGACGGCGAGAATGTGCTTTCGGAGGATAATCCCAACATCATAGCAGTCGCCGAGATAGCCGATGCCGACCGCGTGAAGAAGACGGAGTGGACCGAGTTCAATCTGCCGTTTGTTCTGCGCCCCGGAAAGGAGATCGACGCCGACAAGCTGGCCGACGGACGCTACAGCATAACTATAGTGTTTGCATCAAGTATCGATGGTGACCTCTTTGAAGGTGCGCCTGAAAGTACTCTGTTGATTGACGAGGTTGAACTTGGTTGTCAATAAACGTGATAAAATTGAATGAATTATGAAAAGTAACCGATACATTATAATTATATTGGCGTTGTTGGCAACTGTGACTGTAAAGGCACAGGACGACATGACTTCGGGCCTTCGTTGGTCGATGCTGCACAATCTGGAATATGAAATAAATGCCGGAATAAACATCGGTGGTACGGCTCCAATTCCTCTTCCCGGTGAGATACGCAAGATTGATTCCTACGACCCTAATCTGAACCTGCATATAGGTGCTTCGGCTACAAAATGGCTGAGCAACGACAAGCGATGGGGCGTTATGGTGGGATTGCGTTTTGAATCCAAGGGAATGAAGACTAAGGCCACCGTGAAGAACTACGGAATGGAGATAATTCAGGACGGAAGCCGTGTGAAGGGTAACTGGACCGGTAAGGTGCAGACAAAATATCACGGTAACTTCGTCACCCTGCCCATCTCGGCTGTTTATAAGATCAGTCAGCGTGTGAGGGTGAATTTCGGCCCATATATCGGCATAGGCATGAACGGTGAGTTTTCGGGCTATGTCTACGACGGTTATCTGCGCGAAGGCGATCCCACGGGCAATAAAGTAACATTTGAGGGCGATTCGCAGGCTCCCTACGATTTTTCCGACGAATTGCGTACATTCCAGTGGGGATTGCAGGCTGGCATCTCATGGCGTGCGTTCAAGCACCTTTCGGTTCAAGGCAATCTGAGCTGGGGATTCAACGACATTTTCAAGAAGTCGTTCAATACCGTAACATTTGATCTCTACCCCATATATCTTAATGTGGGATTCGGATATGCATTCTGATGCAGAATGTGCGTAAATAATTGGTGAAGGGCGATGTTACAATCGCCCTTCGTCGTTATATGAATAATAGGATTCGTGCGTTACGATTATGTGGTCGAGCACCTGAAGGTCGAGCAGCTTGCCTCCCTCCTTTATCTTGGCGGTGAGCCGGTCGTCCTCGACGCTCGGCTTTAATGTTCCCGACGGATGGTTGTGTGCGAGTACTATTGAAGCTGCTACATCGCCACATTCCACCACTTTTTTAAACAGCAGTTTTGAGTCGACCACGGTTCCGGCCGTTCCTCCCTGGCTCAGTCGGAACATATCGAGCACGTGATTGCTGCGGGTGAGCACAATCACCCAGAACTCTTCATGATTGAGTAACTCAAGCTTGTTGCGGATGAGTGAGTACACACTTTTGCTGCCCGTGATGCGCGGGCGTTCGGTCGGAGATTCGTCACGGCACCTCATGCCAAGCTCTATGGCTGCGACGAGCGCAATAGCTTTTGCAGGGCCTATGCCGGGATTTTCCTTTACGAGCTCCTTTATCGACTTGCGGGCAAGCGTGCTGAGGCGGCCGTCGTTGCGCGCGAGCAGCTCCTGGCTCATGGTGAGTACCGATTTGCCTTTGATGCCGTTGCCGAATATTATTGCTATCAGTTCGGCCTTGCTCAATGTCTTGATGCCGTTGCGCATTGCCTTTTCACGCGGACGGTCGTCGGCTGCGAGGTCTTGTATAAGCACGTAGTCACGTGCTTGAGGAGAGTCGGGTTGCATGTTATGGTATTTTGTAATTTACGATTACTTGCCTTTGCGCATCATCACCTCTTCTTCGATGTTGCGTCCCTTGCCGAGGATGATTTTGTTGAAGTA contains:
- a CDS encoding DUF4925 domain-containing protein, which produces MYTASNGLKYTYGGTDRTDITVLYTPDATDPQKATLTLSSLGSKRSENISSAPLLSPGNIVPGANELVIPVTLIPNANEALFSGNGETPFCTYRYNGSVSDAGLTIAIDQVTMKGAPIIEAKTYTDKSGLQLMYNDAPMLGKVITFTPNLENLEEATLTMQGAPLDISAIIEGIVPAADASTEVGLPTTGVFPGNVTFTLPIKISADNTFSGKSETEHCTFSYSGKITESTLKLAISDVKLKNAALAGLTLNVPYANEDFTLDPLHFVWESDTEVELFPGYGIPVSLIVSIALRMPTIPTDQVDEEGNPVSVSVTDMLPTALKSITFGIDGNISAVYVDIENGATEPTTSPLNIAQYIVNDDNSIQVFLNPAAIIYHSMANAPENRSRAVDMGEMIAQLMGIAMPLLTDGVPVQVSQNAEDNSMDIYLGTEFLVPILKCASPLFEDEDFINMLLEEMAKDPTFGSMAPMMGGALRTMPQIIDNTTKIELGIHFLKAE
- a CDS encoding porin family protein, with the translated sequence MKSNRYIIIILALLATVTVKAQDDMTSGLRWSMLHNLEYEINAGINIGGTAPIPLPGEIRKIDSYDPNLNLHIGASATKWLSNDKRWGVMVGLRFESKGMKTKATVKNYGMEIIQDGSRVKGNWTGKVQTKYHGNFVTLPISAVYKISQRVRVNFGPYIGIGMNGEFSGYVYDGYLREGDPTGNKVTFEGDSQAPYDFSDELRTFQWGLQAGISWRAFKHLSVQGNLSWGFNDIFKKSFNTVTFDLYPIYLNVGFGYAF
- a CDS encoding PCMD domain-containing protein is translated as MKKCKWALCVALGIIAMSCIREEPLNAEADIESVTLSGDVLNRAPIIENDKVMLVVKFGTNVTELAPEFKLTPGATIQPPSGTVRDFSSPQKYVVTSQDGEWSKLYTVTVTYADFNNYRYDFEHVKIGTVNRSNYDIFYELDPAGKETLVWASGNPGFAMTGSDRKPDEFPTYQVDNGKTGKALALTTRRTGGFGSLMNKPIAAGNLFLGTFDFSSALTNALKATKFGTPFNRIPVYLKGYYKYTPGPVFYVLDKDAPDKMRPVEGKVDKFNIYAVFFEPTADMLYLDGENVLSEDNPNIIAVAEIADADRVKKTEWTEFNLPFVLRPGKEIDADKLADGRYSITIVFASSIDGDLFEGAPESTLLIDEVELGCQ
- a CDS encoding IS1634 family transposase, translated to MKLKITKTKKTSILYVQKAYRDKNGKSTSRIHERLGTLEEVRQRCGDRDPVEWAREYIARLTAQEKEGRQVIISRLSPTKLIEKGEAQSCESGYLFLKRLYHKVGMDRICEAISRKHKFDFDFNKVLELMVYERLLRPASKLGNYRRSGSYIEPFDIEKQHIYRSLDILDRHGEYIQKRLFLNSSKVVERDTTVMYYDCTNYFFERESADPDYVTDKKGNVHERIRKYGVSKEHRPNPIVQMGMFIDNSGMPVAMCINPGNANEQTTLIPTEKIIVEKMGVSKIVVCTDGGLSSEGNRSYNSTAERSFITVQSIKKLEDNLRDWCLEPTGWKLVKSDTVQKDKRYRDADEDELEFDLTDADTARYYGDRTFYRERWIVNEKTKFSQRLIVTFSYKYRDYLRFLRQREIDKADSNARGNRTLTKSYKSPDRFLSETYATEDGEVAVFRTVSLNLDAISEEEKYDGFYAICTDLSDNVTKIIELNHNRWESEDAFRVIKTDFKGRPVFVWTAEHIRAHFIVCFITLLLFRIMEKELNYKYTSSAIIEKLRSMTMNIVKGEGYKPNFTRDDLTDDLHAKAGFRLDTEIVTRQKIKQIIANIKKG
- a CDS encoding alpha/beta hydrolase; this encodes MKKQLATLLLLIGAMTIQAQQSAESQWLDIDYVGDNIEGHKLDIYLPSVKKDSYPAVVLIYGSAWFANNAKKMAFDSMGKQLLDAGFAVVSINHRASVEAKYPAQIQDVKAAVRYVRANADKYKIDPSFIGITGFSSGGHLSSLAGTTNGVKTMTSGDVTVDIEGNLGDYTSASSDVNAVVDWFGPIDMSRMENCNTTKGADSPEAMLIGGAPADNLDMIKLLNPMTYIDANDPKFIVIHGDADPVVPYCQSEYFAEALKKNGNLVEFITVPEGQHGPVTFNEGTFKKMTDFFVEQARKVTGK
- the radC gene encoding RadC family protein gives rise to the protein MQPDSPQARDYVLIQDLAADDRPREKAMRNGIKTLSKAELIAIIFGNGIKGKSVLTMSQELLARNDGRLSTLARKSIKELVKENPGIGPAKAIALVAAIELGMRCRDESPTERPRITGSKSVYSLIRNKLELLNHEEFWVIVLTRSNHVLDMFRLSQGGTAGTVVDSKLLFKKVVECGDVAASIVLAHNHPSGTLKPSVEDDRLTAKIKEGGKLLDLQVLDHIIVTHESYYSYNDEGRL